The genomic segment CCCCAGTGGCGGGGACAGATGCCGGAGAACACTGAGGACTGATGCGACGTGCATGGCTCATCGCGTTGGCATTCTCGCTGACCGCCCACGCGGCCATCGTCGTCGTGTGCCTGCAGAAGCTCATCATCCCGGCCCGCGTGGAGATCGCGCCCGGCGACGGTGGCGATCAGCCTTTCCACGTCGCCCTCGTCGAGGTCGCGGTGCGCGACGAGTTGACCGCCGCGCGCCGTGACGAGCTGACCGTCGCACCGCCCGCGCCCGACATCGTCGTGGAACCCGATCCTCCCGATGAGCTCATCGTGTTCAAGGCCCCGCCCGACGCAGAGCCCAAGACCATCACGGGCGACAACACTGCAACCGCCGAGTCGGAGCGCCTCCCGCTCGTGTCACAAGCCGCGCCGGAGAAGCCATCGGCCGACGCCGGCGCGCCCGGCACGCGGGCCGAGCCGCTCTCGCGGCGCAACCGGCCGCCCGCCTACCCGGTGATCGCCCGGCGCCAGGGCTGGGAAGGCACCGTGGTGCTCGACGTCGACGTGCTCGCCGACGGCCGCGTCAGCGCCGTAACCGTCGCCTGCTCGTCGGGCCACGAGGTGCTCGACCGCGCCGCGACCGACGCCGTGCGCCGCTGGCTGTTTCGGCCCGCGATGCGCCTGGGCGAACCGATTGCCGATGCCGTTCGCGTGCCCGTCCGCTTCCAGCTCGTTCCGCGCTAGTGCTTCCCTGCAGGAGATTGCACGAGGCCATCAGGACATCGGGGCCGGGAGGCCCCGTCGAAGGTGCCTCCGCAGATCCAACGGGAAAAACCTCGCATTCGGCCGGTTTCTGCTACCATGCCCCCCGGACCAACGGCCCGCCGCGTCCGGGCGCGGCACTCTGCCACAGCATCGCGCCGCCCGGAGAAATCACGGTATGAGGCGGCGCCCGTGCTTGCAGCATCAGCTTACGTGCACCGACCATGAATGGAGTCAGTGAAAGGGAGGCAGGCCCTCCGGGGCGGCCCGTCGTTTTACGGGCGTGGCTCGACCGCTACTTCGGCCGACGCGTCGTCTACGCGTGGGAACGGCCGAGCATCATGCGCAAGCACATCTACACGGGCGCGATGGGCAACGTCTGGGCCTCGCTCATCAGCGGCATCTTCTTCGTCTACTTCGGCACCACGATCGGCCTGACCCGCTT from the Verrucomicrobiota bacterium genome contains:
- a CDS encoding TonB family protein; amino-acid sequence: MRRAWLIALAFSLTAHAAIVVVCLQKLIIPARVEIAPGDGGDQPFHVALVEVAVRDELTAARRDELTVAPPAPDIVVEPDPPDELIVFKAPPDAEPKTITGDNTATAESERLPLVSQAAPEKPSADAGAPGTRAEPLSRRNRPPAYPVIARRQGWEGTVVLDVDVLADGRVSAVTVACSSGHEVLDRAATDAVRRWLFRPAMRLGEPIADAVRVPVRFQLVPR